In Taeniopygia guttata chromosome 7, bTaeGut7.mat, whole genome shotgun sequence, a single window of DNA contains:
- the ZNF142 gene encoding zinc finger protein 142 isoform X1: MSAAVTVSEGASREMETLCSELLLPTPGEVGAVGSPGVASAGLAGTPPLAASQDLLLTEASMPGEGAHAEGSDVEIFIETVAGNVTLSSTASATEVLVKVVELYFCERCGHSFSEASLLSQHQCLLLPPQEHLEFPGALLASASEGQRDPRGSELPGASTQEGSAPECLLCPVCQEAFLQPGQLKEHFKTHRAPSGALPCPEGGCHFTTEDRKQLRSHLCHLHGASPVSCACRACPLLFPSRQAMEQHHRTHFPFHCGHCDFVTANAKLFWQHRKGHATESPSEMPTTGDPHSLDQCCILPSAASEGPEEPGDSHPGWKASTAEARPAKPGGTGDSSLKGQKASAGEEDSDSSGEESPEEDGESLCEAEAKEDGKAAPKKVGVPQAQRFKGDIAEGSEYLYKTHMCPECKRCFKKRTHLVEHLHLHFPDPSLQCPNCHKYFTSKSKLKIHMMRETGEKAHRCPLCHYSSVEKNALNRHMASMHEDISNFYSDVYSCPVCEEKFRLSQALKEHLKTHKTEPKRLSCFHGDCNYCAEDRKEFVRHLKDAHGIKAVECKYHACSLLFGTAEAMEAHRKTHYAFHCQQCDFICSNKHVFRKHKKQGHPGSEQLQCSFCPYATFNPVEFHDHVGKMHANEKIHKCTECAFATAHKRVLIRHMLLHTGEKPHKCELCNFTCRDVSYLSKHMLTHSNDKNFMCTECGYITKWKHYLNVHMRKHTGDLRYQCNQCSYRCHRADQLSSHKLRHQGKSLICEVCGFACKRKYELQKHMQAKHSQNYQVPIFQCQYCTYQTKYKQALLNHENCKHTKQKEFRCALCSYCTFSNTSLFFHKRKIHGYVPGDKDWLENYASKELEISSSEALFGYEVSAALHVDASSPLTGKEQWMKETPSQVESQGEESYQQVFMMPLLEQDAAPPESSSKAERGEGEQSCPIVGNALEDDCVRGNAATGSTELTVSEDVAESCTLHLEALNVSSDPLLENLTGQACVTQPESVEMLSCKEPPGAYELLGSQDGLGLEDSGNTLEDIPDFEEEVDVQEDKVVKGSIAAGDNQGKDTLKQDMGHLEGSCSDHHKVMADTEERETSQAKLPEAWLSMLKTPEQGHLPVPEDVPTSGDNARGGSESELKALRKQDKEQAETLVLEGRVQMLVVQSESQVFKCEKCSYITRKEKSMSLHSKASCQSRRAPLVCRECGASFKQQRGLNTHLLKKCPVLLKNKILKPTNQEAPGLCQPADQPGDNGTETAESEKGGSEESGHAESPWEAELLPDKTQAAGIPLTGAQTSGCHASEKSLLGDSTEVAEEPPQQGGGTEPGGAAGASQPGKPSEKYRLEGGKLHCNACSFVCSRVTTITSHVEDGCRNLEQFWCSQCPETFRSRRALKSHCAEKHIVHPEDEPQRTELPEGDPLSVEKDQTSELPLDAAPPKATLPKRRRFSCPTCPFTCHQERAMKTHKKRGCVTLGEFRCTSCPFTSKVAKALRLHRRLHRKHYSKRPQLQCRQCEFTCKQARCLRQHIRIKHEGVKPHKCRYCEFSTTRRYRLEAHQSLHTGVGRIACGICSQTFGTNSKLRIHRLRVHEKTPTHFCPLCDYSSYLQNDITRHVNSCHHGELNFGCSRCEARFSSETALKQHVLRRHEEKVSYSCPRCDFVCHSEATLKCHVQKQHPHLECSTCKETFATREALEEHKTQHFSHRCELCSFAAKERQQLVRHYMESHEPAAPQDKPLHCPFCDFACQHQLVFDQHMKGHGGTRVYKCSDCEYTTKNRQKITWHIRIHTGEKPYKCHLCKYACADPSRLKYHMRIHKEERKYLCPDCGYKCKWVNQLKYHMTKHTGLKPYRCDECEYCTNRADALRVHKETRHQEARSFICEQCGKAFKTHFLLKTHLKKHSEEKPYVCNACGRAFRWAAGLRHHYLTHTNEHPFFCRYCPYKAKQKFQVIKHIQRHHPEHRAVDPSQGVGKDPSTHTVHLHSVQRESQAKEAPRMEEEGECPVENDGTSQ, translated from the exons ATGAGCGCAGCAGTGACTGTATCAGAGGGTGCCAGCAGGGAGATGGAGACCCTGTGCtcggagctgctcctgcccacacCGGGAGAAGTGGGAGCCGTGGGAAGCCCTGGTGTGGCCAGCGCTGGTCTGGCTGGGACACCCCCGCTGGCTGCCAGCCAGGACTTGCTGCTGACAGAGGCATCGATGCCGGGGGAAGGGGCACACGCTGAAGGAAGCGATGTGGAAATATTCATCGAGACAGTGGCTGGCAATGTGACACTGAGCAGCACGGCCAGTGCCACAG AGGTTCTGGTGAAAGTGGTGGAGCTGTACTTTTGTGAGAGGTgtggccacagcttctcagaggcctccctgctgtcccagcaccagtgcctgctgctgcccccaCAAGAGCACCTGGAATTCCCAGGGGCACTGTTGGCTTCTGCCAGCGAGGGCCAGAGGGATCCCAGGGGCTCAGAGCTGCCCGGAGCCAGCACacaggagggctctgctcccgaGTGCCTGCTATGCCCCGTCTGCCAGGAGGCGTTTTTGCAGCCTGGCCAACTCAAGGAGCACTTCAAGACCCACCGTGCCCCATCGggagccctgccctgtcccGAGGGGGGCTGCCACTTCACCACAGAGGACCGCAAGCAACTGCGCAGTCATCTGTGCCACCTGCACGGGGCCTCCCCCGTGTCCTGCGCCTGCCGGGCCTGCCCGCTGCTCTTCCCCAGCCGCCAGGCCATGGAGCAGCACCACCGGACACACTTCCCCTTCCACTGCGGCCACTGCGACTTCGTCACAGCCAACGCCAAGCTCTTCTGGCAGCACAGGAAGGGTCACGCCACAGAGTCCCCTTCTGAGATGCCCACAACAGGCGACCCCCACAGCCTTGACCAGTGCTGCATCCTGCCATCAG CAGCATCAGAAGGGCCGGAGGAACCAGGTGATTCCCACCCTGGCTGGAAAGCCAGTACAGCAGAAGCCAGGCCAGCAAAGCCTGGAGGTACTGGGGACAGCTCCTTGAAGGGACAGAAAGCatcagctggagaagaggacTCAGACAGCAGTGGGGAGGAGTCACCAGAGGAAGATGGTGAGAGCCTCTGCGAAGCCGAGGCCAAAGAGGATGGGAAGGCAGCTCCTAAAAAAGTTGGAGTGCCACAGGCACAGCGCTTCAAAG GGGATATTGCAGAAGGCTCTGAGTACCTCTACAAAACCCACATGTGCCCCGAATGCAAGCGATGCTTCAAAAAGCGGACCCACCTGGTAGAGCACCTTCACCTGCACTTCCCTGACCCCAGCCTGCAGTGCCCCAACTGCCACAAGTACTTCACCAGCAAAAGCAAGCTGAAAATCCACATGATGCGGGAGACAGGCGAGAAGGCTCATCGCTGCCCACTCTGCCACTACAGCTCAGTGGAGAAGAATGCTCTCAACCGCCACATGGCCAGCATGCATGAGGACATCTCCAACTTCTACTCCGATGTTTACTCCTGCCCAGTCTGTGAGGAGAAGTTTCGGCTCAGCCAGGCCCTCAAGGAGCACTTGAAGACTCACAAAACTGAGCCCAAGAGGCTGAGCTGCTTCCACGGGGACTGTAACTACTGTGCAGAGGACCGTAAGGAGTTTGTCCGTCACCTCAAGGATGCTCATGGCATCAAGGCAGTGGAGTGCAAGTACCATGCCTGCTCGCTGCTCTTCGGCACGGCTGAGGCCATGGAGGCTCACCGGAAAACCCACTACGCCTTCCACTGCCAGCAGTGTGACTTCATCTGCTCCAACAAGCATGTTTTCCGCAAGCACAAGAAGCAAGGCCACCCGGGCAGCGAGCAGCTCCAGTGCAGTTTCTGCCCCTATGCCACTTTCAACCCTGTGGAGTTTCATGACCATGTGGGCAAGATGCACGCCAACGAGAAGATCCACAAGTGCACCGAGTGTGCCTTCGCCACAGCGCACAAGCGGGTGCTCATCCGGCACATGCTGTTGCACACTG GAGAGAAACCTCACAAGTGTGAGCTCTGCAACTTCACGTGCCGGGATGTGAGCTACCTGTCCAAGCACATGCTGACCCACTCCAATGACAAGAACTTCATGTGCACCGAGTGCGGGTACATCACCAAGTGGAAGCATTACCTGAACGTCCACATGCGCAAGCACACTGGAGATCTCCG GTACCAATGTAACCAGTGTTCGTACCGGTGTCACCGTGCTGACCAGCTGAGCAGCCACAAGCTGCGGCACCAGGGTAAAAGTCTGATCTGCGAGGTGTGCGGCTTCGCCTGCAAGCGCAAGTACGAGCTGCAGAAGCACATGCAGGCAAAGCATTCGCAGAACTACCAGGTACCTATCTTCCAGTGCCAGTATTGCACCTACCAGACCAAGTACAAGCAGGCACTGCTGAACCACGAGAACTGCAAGCACACCAAGCAGAAGGAGTTTCGCTGTGCCCTCTGTTCATACTGCACCTTCAGTAACACAAGCCTCTTCTTCCATAAGCGCAAGATTCATGGCTACGTTCCTGGTGACAAGGACTGGCTGGAAAATTACGCCAGCAAGGAGCTGGAGATCAGCTCATCTGAGGCACTCTTTGGCTATGAGGTCAGTGCAGCCCTGCATGTGGATGCCAGTTCCCCCCTCACTGGCAAGGAGCAGTGGATGAAGGAGACACCATCCCAGGTGGAGTCTCAGGGAGAAGAAAGCTACCAGCAAGTGTTCATGATGCCCCTCCTTGAGCAGGATGCTGCTCCACCggagagcagcagcaaggcagAGAGAGGcgagggagagcagagctgtcctATTGTTGGCAATGCCCTGGAAGATGACTGTGTGCGAGGAAATGCTGCCACAGGCTCTACTGAGCTCACTGTTTCTGAAGATGTGGCAGAGAGCTGCACCTTGCACTTGGAGGCACTGAATGTCTCATCTGACCCTCTCCTGGAGAACTTGACTGGACAAGCCTGTGTGACCCAGCCAGAGAGTGTGGAAATGCTGTCCTGCAAGGAGCCTCCCGGAGCCTATGAGTTGCTGGGCTCCCAGGATGGCCTTGGCTTGGAGGACAGTGGCAATACACTTGAAGACATCCCAGACTTTGAGGAAGAGGTAGATGTACAGGAAGACAAGGTGGTGAAGGGCAGTATAGCAGCAGGAGACAACCAGGGAAAAGACACCCTAAAGCAGGACATGGGCCACCTTGAGGGGTCATGCTCAGACCACCACAAGGTCATGGCAGACACTGAGGAGAGAGAGACCAGCCAAGCCAAGCTGCCAGAGGCCTGGCTCAGCATGCTGAAGACACCTGAACAGGGCCACCTGCCTGTCCCAGAGGATGTGCCCACCTCTGGTGACAATGCCAGGGGCGGCTCAGAGTCAGAGCTGAAGGCTCTGCGGAAGCAGGACAAAGAGCAGGCAGAGACACTGGTGCTGGAGGGCAGGGTGCAGATGCTGGTGGTGCAGTCGGAGAGCCAGGTCTTTAAGTGTGAGAAGTGTTCGTACATCACACGGAAGGAGAAATCCATGTCCCTGCACTCCAAAGCCAGCTGCCAGAGCCGCCGGGCCCCGCTCGTGTGCCGTGAGTGTGGTGCCAGCTTTAAGCAGCAGAGGGGACTCAACACCCACCTCCTAAAGAAATGCCCTGTTCTTCTGAAGAACAAGATCCTCAAACCAACCAATCAGGAGGCACCTGGACTGTGCCAACCTGCTGACCAGCCTGGTGATAATGGTACAGAAACAGCAGAGAGCGAGAAGGGAGGCTCAGAGGAGTCTGGGCATGCTGAGAGCCCTTGGGAAGCTGAACTGCTACCTGATAAAACACAAGCAGCAGGCATTCCTTTGACTGGGGCACAGACATCAGGCTGTCATGCCTCTGAGAAATCCCTACTGGGTGATAGCACAGAGGTGGCAGAGGAGCCTCCTCAGCAAGGGGGTGGGACTGAGCCaggtggagctgctggtgcctcCCAGCCTGGGAAACCCTCAGAGAAATACCGACTGGAGGGAGGAAAGCTGCACTGCAATGCCTGCTCCTTTGTGTGCTCTCGTGTCACCACCATCACCTCCCACGTGGAGGATGGCTGCCGGAAcctggagcagttctggtgCTCACAGTGCCCTGAAACCTTCCGCTCCCGGCGGGCCCTCAAGAGCCATTGTGCTGAAAAGCACATCGTGCATCCTGAGGACGAACCCCAAAGGACCGAACTCCCTGAGGGGGACCCACTCAGTGTTGAGAAAGACCAGACCAGTGAGCTCCCACTGGATGCAGCCCCACCAAAAGCCACCCTGCCCAAGAGGAGGCGTTTCTCCTGCCCCACCTGCCCCTTCACCTGCCACCAGGAACGGGCCATGAAGACTCACAAGAAGAGGGGCTGTGTTACCCTGGGTGAGTTTCgctgcacctcctgcccctTCACCTCCAAGGTGGCCAAAGCCCTGCGGCTGCACCGCAGGCTGCACCGCAAGCATTACAGCAAGCGGCCACAGCTGCAGTGCCGCCAGTGCGAGTTCACCTGCAAGCAGGCCCGGTGCCTGCGGCAGCACATCCGCATCAAGCACGAGGGGGTGAAGCCACACAAGTGCCGCTACTGCGAGTTCAGCACCACGCGACGCTACCGCCTGGAGGCCCACCAGTCCCTGCACACCGGCGTGGGGCGCATCGCCTGCGGCATCTGCAGCCAGACCTTCGGCACCAACTCCAAGCTGCGCATCCACCGCCTGCGCGTGCATGAGAAGACGCCCACCCATTTCTGCCCGCTCTGCGACTACAGCAGCTACCTGCAGAATGACATCACCCGCCACGTCAACAGCTGCCACCACGGCGAGCTCAACTTCGGCTGCTCCCGCTGTGAGGCTCGCTTCAGTTCCGAGACGGCCCTCAAGCAGCACGTCCTGCGACGGCACGAGGAGAAGGTTTCCTACAGCTGCCCACGCTGTGACTTTGTGTGTCACAGTGAGGCCACGCTCAAGTGCCACGTGCAGAAGCAGCACCCACACCTGGAGTGCAGCACCTGCAAGGAGACTTTTGCCACCCGGGAGGCACTGGAGGAGCACAAGACGCAGCATTTCAGCCACCGCTGTGAGCTGTGCAGCTTTGCAGCCAAGGAGCGGCAGCAGCTGGTGCGGCATTACATGGAGAGCCATGAGCCGGCTGCCCCCCAGGACAAACCCCTGCACTGCCCTTTCTGTGACTTTGCCTGCCAGCACCAGCTTGTGTTTGATCAGCATATGAAGGGCCATGGGGGCACCCGCGTGTACAAGTGCTCGGACTGTGAGTACACCACCAAGAACAGGCAAAAGATCACGTGGCACATCCGCATCCACACTGGTGAGAAGCCTTACAAGTGCCACCTCTGTAAATATGCCTGCGCTGACCCCTCACGTCTCAAG TATCACATGCGGATCCacaaggaggagaggaaatatCTCTGCCCTGACTGTGGCTACAAATGCAAGTGGGTGAACCAGCTCAAGTACCACATGACAAAGCACACGG GCCTGAAGCCGTACCGCTGCGATGAGTGCGAGTACTGCACCAACCGCGCGGATGCCCTGCGGGTGCACAAGGAGACGCGGCACCAGGAGGCTCGTTCCTTCATCTGTGAGCAGTGTGGCAAGGCCTTCAAGACGCACTTTCTCCTCAAGACTCACCTGAAGAAGCACAGCGAGGAGAAGCCCTACGTGTGCAACGCCTGCGGGCGGGCTTTCCGCTGGGCAGCTGGCCTGCGCCACCACTACCTGACCCACACCAACGAGCACCCCTTCTTCTGCCGCTACTGCCCCTACAAGGCCAAGCAGAAGTTCCAGGTCATCAAACACATCCAGAGGCATCaccctgagcacagggctgtTGACCCTAGCCAGGGCGTGGGAAAGGACCCCAGCACACACACCGTCCACCTTCACAGTGTGCAGAGGGAGAGCCAGGCCAAGGAGGCCCccaggatggaggaggaaggagagtgCCCCGTAGAGAACGATGGCACATCACAGTGA